The proteins below come from a single Osmerus mordax isolate fOsmMor3 chromosome 3, fOsmMor3.pri, whole genome shotgun sequence genomic window:
- the pold1 gene encoding DNA polymerase delta catalytic subunit, translating into MEGKRRNGGTLMGGASQAKRGKQTGDWDDGPSGFEEELAHFEEAEMEAEEREGQAGHDVIPVGDLFSADLNPRWRRPNAASLDPNFEKLIFQQIDLDYYLGPAVAGMPGQVNSTVPIIRMFGVTDQGHSVCCHIHGFAPYFYTPAPPGFTNIHLGEFKRELNSAVLKDMRSNKDNISVTVLAVDITSKESMYSYHGNKPGDFLRITMAMPRLIAPAKRLLEQGFKFGPFSTQSYPSYEANIDFEIRFMVDCDVVGCCWIELPAGKYRLREERKEGETDSAYPGKVSLSQYEVDVGWSDLVAHPAEGDWQSIAPLRVLSFDIECAGRKGIFPEADKDPVIQIASMVQRQGELEPFIRTVFTLQACASIVGSQILCFTQEKQLLQSWAEFVRTVDPDIITGYNIQNFDFPYLLNRAAALKVHLFPYLGRVRGIKSVLKESSFQSKQMGRRENKTMNMEGRVQFDLLQVLLRDYKLRSYTLNSVSFHFLQEQKEDVQHSIITDLQNGNEQTRRRLAVYCLKDAYLPLRLLQKLMCVINYMEMARVTGVPLTYLLSRGQQIKVVSQLLRQAMRQGLVMPVVKTEGGEDYTGATVIEPEKGYYSVPIATLDFSSLYPSIMMAHNLCYTTLLQKGTAEKLGLSAEDFIKTPTGDLFVKSSVRKGLLPEILENLLSARKRAKAELKKETDPFKQQVLDGRQLALKISANSVYGFTGAQVGKLPCLEISQSVTGFGRQMIEKTKQLVESKYTISNGYQADAKVIYGDTDSVMVKLGVPTVRDAMELGREAAHWVSSHFTPPIKLEFEKVYYPYLLINKKRYAGLYFSSSCDTHDKMDCKGIETVRRDNCPLVANLINTCLQNILIDRDPQGAVAHAKEIISDLLCNRIDISQLVITKELTRTAQEYTAKQAHVELAERMRKRDAGSAPNLGDRVPYVIIKAAKGVAAYMKSEDPIYVLENNIPIDSQYYLEQQLSKPLLRIFEPILGESKAESVLLKGDHTRCKTVLTSRVGGLMAFAQKRSTCIGCRAVLKTDVAVCDFCKRKESELYQKEICHLSTLEERFSRLWTQCQRCQGSLHEDVLCTSRDCPIFYMRKKVQKDLDDQEKLVSRFGW; encoded by the exons ATGGAAGGTAAAAGACGGAATGGTGGCACCTTGATGGGCGGAGCGTCCCAAGCTAAGCGGGGTAAACAGACCGGGGATTGGGACGATGGCCCGTCCGGGTTTGAGGAAGAACTGGCTCATTTCGAAGAAGCCGAGAtggaagcagaggagagggaggggcaggcaggCCACGATGTCATCCCCGTAG GTGATCTGTTCTCTGCGGACCTCAACCCTCGCTGGCGCCGACCTAATGCCGCTAGTTTGGACCCCAACTTTGAAAAACTAATCTTCCAGCAGATTGACCTAGACTACTACTTAG GCCCTGCCGTGGCTGGCATGCCGGGCCAGGTAAACAGCACTGTCCCCATCATACGCATGTTTGGAGTGACGGACCAGGGACACAGTGTGTGCTGTCATATCCATGGCTTTGCCCCCTACTTCTACACACCTGCACCCCCTG GGTTTACTAACATACACTTAGGTGAATTCAAAAGGGAACTCAACTCAGCTGTGCTGAAAGACATGCGCTCCAACAAGGACAACATATCTGTCACAGTGCTGGCAGTTGACATCACAAGCAAAGAAA GCATGTatagttaccatggaaacaagCCTGGGGACTTCCTGCGCATCACCATGGCGATGCCCCGCCTGATTGCCCCAGCAAAGAGACTCCTGGAGCAGGGGTTTAAGTTTGGCCCTTTTTCCACCCAGAGCTACCCTTCCTACGAGGCCAACATTGACTTTgagatcag GTTTATGGTGGACTGTGATGTAGTAGGCTGCTGCTGGATCGAGCTCCCTGCTGGAAAATACCgcctgagagaagagaggaaggagggggagacagactcTGCCTACCCAGGCAag GTGTCTCTGAGTCAGTACGAGGTGGATGTGGGCTGGTCAGACCTGGTCGCCCACCCTGCTGAGGGGGACTGGCAGAGCATTGCTCCACTCAGGGTTCTCAGTTTTGACATTGAGTGTGCTGGAAGGAAAG GCATTTTCCCCGAGGCAGACAAGGACCCTGTCATCCAGATCGCCTCCATGGTGCAGCGGCAGGGAGAGCTGGAGCCCTTCATCCGCACAGTGTTCACCCTGCAGGCCTGCGCCAGCATCGTAGGCTCCCAGATCCTGTGTTTCACACAGGAGAAGCAGTTActtcag AGCTGGGCAGAGTTTGTGAGGACAGTCGACCCAGACATCATCACTGGCTACAACATCCAGAACTTTGACTTTCCCTACCTGCTCAACAGAGCAGCAGCTCTGAAG GTCCATTTGTTTCCATACTTGGGCCGAGTTCGAGGCATTAAGTCGGTCCTGAAGGAGTCGAGCTTCCAGAGCAAACAGATGGGCCGCAGGGAGAACAAGACCATGAACATGGAGGGCAGGGTGCAGTTTGACCTGCTGCAG GTGCTACTGAGAGACTACAAGCTGCGCTCGTACACACTGAACTCTGTCAGCTTCCACTTCCtgcaggagcagaaggaggatgTGCAGCATTCTATCATCACTGACCTGCAG AATGGTAATGAGCAGACACGGAGGCGCCTGGCGGTATACTGTCTGAAGGATGCCTACCTGCCCCTGCGGCTGCTGCAGAAGCTCATGTGTGTCATCAACTACATGGAGATGGCCCGGGTCACAGGTGTGCCCCTCACCTACCTGCTCTCCAGGGGCCAGCAGATCAAAGTGGTGTCTCAGCTCCTGCGGCAG GCCATGAGACAGGGCCTGGTCATGCCTGTGGtgaagacggagggaggggaggactaCACTGGAGCCACTGTCATCGAGCCAGAGAAAGG GTACTACAGTGTTCCCATTGCTACTCTGGACTTCTCATCCTTGTACCCGTCAATCATGATGGCCCATAACCTGTGCTACACAACCTTGCTTCAGAAGGGCACTGCAGAGAAACTGGG TCTTTCAGCAGAGGACTTCATCAAGACTCCCACAGGTGACCTGTTCGTCAAGAGCTCTGTGAGGAAGGGACTTCTGCCTGAAATCCTGGAGAACCTGCTATCTGCCAGGAAGAG AGCCAAGGCTGAGctgaagaaagagacagatccTTTTAAGCAGCAGGTGTTGGACGGACGCCAGCTGGCTCTCAAGATCAGCGCCAACTCTGTGTACGGCTTCACTGGGGCTCAGGTGGGCAAGCTGCCCTGCCTGGAGATCTCTCAG AGCGTCACCGGTTTTGGCAGGCAGATGATTGAGAAAACCAAACAGCTGGTGGAGTCTAAGTACACCATCTCCAATGGTTACCAGGCTGATGCCAAG gtGATCTACGGGGACACAGACTCTGTGATGGTGAAGCTGGGGGTGCCGACCGTGCGAGACGCCATGGAGCTTGGCAGGGAGGCAGCACACTGGGTCTCCTCCCACTTCACTCCTCCCATCAAGCTGGAGTTTGAAAAG GTTTACTACCCATATCTGCTGATCAACAAGAAACGCTACGCTGGCCTCtacttctcctccagctgtgaCACGCACGACAAGATGGACTGCAAGGGCATTGAGACAGTGCGTCGAGACAACTGTCCTCTAGTGGCAAACCTCATCAACACATGCCTGCAGAACATCCTCATAGACAG GGACCCCCAGGGTGCTGTTGCCCACGCCAAAGAGATCATCTCAGACCTGCTGTGTAACCGCATCGACATCAGCCAGCTGGTCATCACCAAGGAGCTGACACGCACGGCCCAGGAATACACTGCCAAGCAGGCTCATGTGGAGCTGGCTGAGAg aatgaggaagagagacgcTGGCAGCGCCCCCAACCTAGGAGACAGAGTTCCCTACGTCATCATCAAAGCTGCCAAAGGAGTGGCGGCCTACATGAAGTCTGAG gacCCCATCTATGTGCTGGAGAACAACATTCCTATCGACTCCCAGTACTATCTGGAGCAACAGCTGTCCAAGCCGCTGCTCCGCATCTTTGAGCCGATCCTGGGAGAGAGCAAGGCTGAGAGCGTCCTGCTCA AGGGAGACCACACCCGCTGCAAGACTGTGCTGACCTCTAGGGTGGGCGGGCTCATGGCGTTCGCTCAGAAGCGGAGCACCTGTATTGGCTGCAGAGCCGTGCTCAAGACGGACG TGGCCGTGTGTGACTTCTGTAAGAGGAAGGAGTCAGAGTTGTACCAGAAAGAG ATCTGTCACCTGAGCACCCTGGAGGAGCGCTTCTCTCGTCTGTGGACTCAGTGCCAGCGCTGCCAAGGCTCCCTCCATGAGGATGTGCTctgcaccag tcgAGACTGTCCCATCTTCTACATGAGGAAGAAGGTGCAGAAAGACCTTGATGACCAGGAGAAGCTGGTTTCTCGGTTTGGTTGGTGA
- the zgc:55558 gene encoding GTPase KRas — MTEYKLVVVGAGGVGKSALTIQLIQNHFVDEYDPTIEDSYRKQVVIDGETCLLDILDTAGQEEYSAMRDQYMRTGEGFLCVFAINNSKSFEDVHLYREQINRVKDSDSVPMVLVGNKSDLGSRSVESRQAQELARGLGVPFVETSAKTRQGVEEAFYSLVREIRRYKETNRSNKKSKKSTQRRCTLL, encoded by the exons atGACAGAGTATAAACTTGTGGTAGTCGGGGCTGGTGGCGTGGGAAAGAGTGCTTTGACAATACAGCTCATCCAAAACCATTTTGTGGATGAATATGACCCCACTATTGAG GACTCCTACAGGAAGCAGGTGGTGATTGATGGGGAGACATGCCTGCTGGACATCCTGGACACGGCAGGCCAGGAGGAGTACAGCGCCATGAGGGACCAGTAcatgaggacaggggagggcttCCTGTGTGTCTTCGCCATCAACAACAGCAAGTCTTTTGAGGACGTTCACCTCTACAG AGAGCAGATCAACCGTGTGAAGGACAGTGACAGCGTTCCCATGGTGCTGGTGGGAAACAAGAGCGACCTGGGTTCCCGGAGCGTGGAGAGCAGGCAGGCCCAGGAGCTGGCCAGGGGGTTAGGGGTCCCCTTTGTAGAGACCTCTGCCAAAACCAGACAG GGGGTGGAGGAAGCCTTTTACTCTTTGGTGCGGGAAATCAGGCGATACAAGGAAACTAACCGCAGCAACAAGAAGAGCAAGAAAAGTACTCAGAGACGTTGCACTTTACTATAA